A part of Sinorhizobium chiapasense genomic DNA contains:
- the rhaS gene encoding rhamnose ABC transporter substrate-binding protein, which translates to MKILKSLMVTAAVAVALMANAAHAENKKIALVVKALGIGFFEAANKGAQEAAKELGDVEVIYTGPTSTTAEGQIEVINSLIAQKVDAIAVSANDTDALVPALKKAMDRGIKVISWDSGVAKDGRLMHLNPSSSPLIGNMIIKLAADNLPEGGDVAVLSASATATNQNTWIAEMKKVQGNYKGINVVTTVYGDDLADKSYRETQGLIQSYPNLKAIIAPTSVGIVAAAQAVTDAGKIGQINVTGLGLPSEMAGHVKSGASKSFAIWNPIDLGYSATMIAYGLVNGAEAKPGAELKMGRMGTVKLDDNNEGAMADPFVYDASNVEEFAKIF; encoded by the coding sequence ATGAAGATTTTGAAATCATTGATGGTTACGGCCGCCGTTGCGGTGGCGCTCATGGCCAATGCCGCGCATGCGGAAAACAAGAAGATCGCGCTTGTCGTCAAGGCGCTCGGCATCGGCTTCTTCGAGGCTGCCAACAAGGGCGCGCAGGAAGCCGCCAAGGAACTTGGCGACGTCGAGGTCATCTATACCGGCCCGACCTCGACGACAGCGGAAGGCCAGATCGAGGTGATCAATTCGCTGATCGCCCAGAAGGTGGATGCGATCGCCGTTTCCGCCAACGACACCGATGCACTGGTGCCGGCTCTGAAGAAGGCAATGGATCGCGGTATCAAGGTCATCTCGTGGGATTCGGGCGTCGCCAAGGACGGCCGACTGATGCACCTTAACCCGTCCTCGAGCCCGCTCATCGGCAACATGATCATCAAGCTTGCCGCCGACAACCTGCCTGAAGGCGGCGACGTCGCGGTACTCTCCGCCTCGGCGACGGCGACCAACCAGAACACCTGGATCGCCGAAATGAAGAAGGTCCAGGGCAACTACAAGGGCATCAATGTCGTGACCACGGTCTATGGTGACGATCTCGCCGACAAGTCCTACCGCGAGACCCAAGGCCTCATTCAGTCCTATCCGAATCTGAAGGCGATCATCGCGCCGACCTCCGTCGGCATCGTTGCGGCCGCGCAGGCGGTCACTGACGCCGGCAAGATCGGCCAGATCAACGTCACCGGCCTCGGTCTGCCGTCCGAAATGGCGGGACACGTGAAGTCCGGCGCATCGAAGTCCTTCGCGATCTGGAACCCGATCGACCTCGGCTACTCGGCAACGATGATCGCCTATGGCCTCGTCAATGGCGCTGAAGCCAAGCCCGGCGCGGAACTGAAGATGGGTCGCATGGGAACGGTCAAGCTCGACGACAACAATGAAGGCGCCATGGCCGATCCGTTCGTCTACGATGCCTCGAACGTCGAAGAGTTTGCGAAGATCTTCTGA
- a CDS encoding ABC transporter permease → MMAKLLKNREILLVVAIVALVALIALRFPAFVTPASFARVYNDTSILIILALGQMAVILTRCIDLSMAANLALSGMVAAMLNTAFPGLPIPLVILVAMALGCLLGMVNGTLVWKLDIPPIVVTLGTLTIYRGLIFLLTDGKWINAHEMSDAFKALPRLGLAGVPVLSWLSLLMIALMFLVMGRTPIGRAFYAVGGNPHAAVYTGIDVGRTRFFAYCLSGTLAGLSGYLWVSRYAVAYVDIAAGFELDIIAACVIGGISIAGGIGSVAGAVLGALFLGVIKNALPVINISPFAQMAISGTVIVIAVAVNARAERRKGRVILRKAEAV, encoded by the coding sequence ATGATGGCGAAGCTCCTGAAAAATCGCGAAATCCTGCTCGTTGTCGCCATCGTCGCGCTCGTCGCCCTGATCGCACTGCGCTTTCCCGCTTTCGTAACTCCGGCAAGCTTTGCCCGCGTCTACAACGACACCTCTATTCTGATCATTCTGGCGCTCGGGCAGATGGCGGTGATCCTCACCCGCTGTATCGATCTGTCGATGGCTGCAAACCTTGCGCTCAGCGGCATGGTTGCAGCCATGTTGAACACCGCCTTTCCGGGGCTGCCGATTCCCCTTGTCATTCTTGTCGCGATGGCGCTCGGCTGCCTGCTCGGCATGGTCAACGGAACGCTCGTCTGGAAACTCGACATACCCCCGATCGTCGTCACGCTCGGAACGCTGACGATCTATCGCGGCCTGATCTTCCTCCTGACGGACGGCAAATGGATCAACGCCCACGAGATGAGCGACGCCTTCAAGGCGCTGCCGCGCCTGGGCCTTGCGGGCGTGCCGGTGCTCTCGTGGCTGTCGCTCTTGATGATCGCGCTGATGTTCCTGGTGATGGGCCGCACCCCGATCGGTCGTGCCTTCTATGCGGTCGGCGGCAATCCGCACGCGGCCGTCTATACGGGCATCGACGTCGGCCGCACGCGCTTCTTCGCCTACTGCCTCTCGGGCACGCTCGCTGGCCTCTCCGGCTATCTCTGGGTGTCGCGCTATGCGGTCGCCTATGTCGATATCGCCGCCGGCTTCGAGCTAGACATCATCGCGGCCTGCGTCATCGGCGGCATTTCGATTGCCGGCGGCATCGGCTCGGTGGCAGGCGCGGTGCTCGGCGCGCTTTTCCTTGGCGTGATCAAGAACGCACTGCCGGTCATCAACATCTCGCCCTTCGCGCAGATGGCGATTTCCGGAACGGTCATCGTCATCGCGGTCGCCGTCAACGCCCGTGCCGAGAGGCGCAAGGGCCGGGTCATTCTCAGAAAAGCGGAGGCGGTCTGA
- a CDS encoding FGGY-family carbohydrate kinase translates to MTMKTVAVIDIGKTNAKVALVDLDRFEEIAVRKTGNGVVNSGLYPHFDIERLWRFILDSLAALHRERRVDAISVTTHGATAVLLDDAGDLALPVLDYEFAGPDALADDYDRVRAPFSETGSARLPMGLNVGAQLFWQERMFPEHFAKVTTILTYAQYWSYRLTGIRANELTSLGCHTDLWNPKATAFSSMVEALGWRNLFAPVRKASDVLGGLLRELADEMGMPQDLPVYCGIHDSNASLLPHLLTRSAPFSVVSTGTWVVILSVGSDRVDLDEKRDTLINVNALGDPVPSARFMGGRAFSTLMGENPPAGSLEAESKVLSARHMLLPSVPVGSGPFPSTGARWTTDERALASAERLAAVSFHLALMTATCLDLIGARGEIVVEGPFATNAAYLRMLAAATSRQVLADSRSATGTSLGAACLVTGVRVHTGAERFMATVSDDYARYAEEWRALTAAHVKRVVDA, encoded by the coding sequence CTGACGATGAAGACGGTGGCGGTCATCGACATAGGCAAGACGAACGCCAAGGTCGCGCTGGTCGATCTCGATCGGTTCGAGGAAATCGCCGTGCGCAAGACGGGCAACGGCGTGGTCAATAGCGGCCTTTACCCGCACTTCGATATCGAGCGCCTTTGGCGCTTCATTCTCGACAGCCTCGCAGCACTTCATCGCGAGCGCAGGGTGGACGCCATATCGGTTACCACCCACGGGGCGACCGCCGTCCTGCTCGACGACGCCGGCGATCTTGCGCTTCCGGTGCTCGATTACGAGTTCGCCGGACCCGACGCGCTCGCCGACGACTACGACCGGGTTCGCGCGCCGTTTTCTGAGACCGGTTCGGCGCGCCTGCCGATGGGCCTGAATGTCGGCGCACAGCTCTTCTGGCAGGAGCGCATGTTTCCGGAGCACTTCGCGAAGGTCACGACGATCCTGACCTATGCGCAGTATTGGTCCTACCGGCTGACCGGCATAAGGGCGAACGAGTTGACATCGCTCGGCTGCCACACCGACCTCTGGAACCCAAAAGCCACGGCGTTTTCCTCGATGGTCGAGGCACTCGGCTGGCGCAACCTCTTCGCGCCGGTGCGCAAGGCAAGCGACGTGCTTGGCGGGTTGCTCCGAGAGCTCGCGGATGAAATGGGCATGCCGCAAGACCTGCCGGTCTATTGCGGGATCCACGACTCCAACGCCTCGCTGCTGCCGCATCTGCTGACGCGCAGTGCCCCGTTTTCGGTCGTTTCGACCGGCACCTGGGTCGTCATCCTGTCGGTCGGCAGCGACAGGGTGGATCTCGACGAGAAACGTGACACGCTGATCAACGTCAACGCGCTCGGCGATCCGGTGCCCTCGGCCCGTTTCATGGGTGGCCGCGCTTTCTCGACGCTTATGGGCGAAAACCCGCCCGCCGGTTCGCTGGAGGCGGAAAGCAAGGTTCTGTCTGCGCGCCACATGCTGCTGCCGTCGGTGCCGGTCGGCTCCGGCCCTTTCCCTTCGACCGGCGCGCGTTGGACCACTGACGAAAGAGCGCTTGCTTCGGCCGAGCGGCTTGCCGCCGTTTCCTTTCACCTTGCACTGATGACGGCGACATGCCTTGATCTCATCGGAGCAAGGGGAGAGATCGTCGTCGAAGGGCCGTTCGCCACCAATGCCGCCTATTTGCGGATGCTTGCCGCGGCCACGAGCCGACAGGTCCTTGCCGACAGCCGCAGTGCCACCGGAACCAGCCTTGGGGCGGCCTGTCTGGTGACCGGCGTTCGCGTCCACACGGGGGCGGAACGTTTCATGGCCACCGTCTCCGACGACTATGCGAGATACGCCGAGGAATGGCGTGCGCTCACTGCGGCGCACGTTAAGCGCGTAGTCGACGCCTAA
- a CDS encoding ABC transporter permease translates to MTDAHLSPRNIPDRLQGRGARILKSWESLLLAVAVAIFLGNSLASPYFLDPWNLSDATFNFTEKAMIAFAMALVIISGEIDLSVASIIALASTAMGYAVQLGVDTPALVAIGLGVGLICGMVNGLLITGLGLPSIVVTIGTMSLFRGLSFIVLGDQAFTGYPESFAWFGQGYVWWVFSFEFTLFVVLAVVYGVLLHKTNFGRAVYAIGNNQTAALFSGVRVARVKFILFLLTGLMAGLASICLTSRLGSTRPSIALGWELEVVTMVVLGGVNILGGSGTIPGVVLAALIMGMVTFGFGLLNVPGIVMSIFIGLLLISVIALPILWQRARRRLAH, encoded by the coding sequence ATGACGGACGCTCACCTCTCTCCCCGCAACATTCCAGACCGGCTGCAGGGCCGCGGTGCACGCATCCTGAAAAGCTGGGAAAGCCTGCTGCTTGCCGTCGCCGTCGCGATCTTTCTCGGCAATTCGCTGGCCTCGCCCTATTTCCTCGATCCGTGGAACCTCTCTGACGCCACGTTCAATTTCACCGAGAAGGCGATGATCGCCTTCGCCATGGCGCTCGTCATCATCTCCGGCGAGATCGATCTTTCGGTCGCATCGATCATCGCGCTTGCCTCGACGGCAATGGGCTATGCCGTGCAATTGGGCGTGGACACACCGGCGCTCGTCGCGATCGGTCTCGGCGTCGGGCTCATCTGCGGCATGGTCAACGGGCTGCTGATCACCGGCCTCGGCCTGCCGTCGATCGTGGTGACGATCGGCACGATGAGCCTGTTTCGCGGGCTTTCCTTCATCGTCCTCGGCGACCAGGCCTTTACCGGCTATCCCGAAAGCTTCGCCTGGTTCGGGCAGGGCTATGTCTGGTGGGTCTTCTCATTCGAGTTCACCTTGTTCGTCGTGCTCGCAGTCGTCTACGGCGTGCTCTTGCACAAGACGAATTTCGGCCGCGCCGTCTATGCGATCGGCAACAACCAGACGGCAGCGCTCTTTTCGGGCGTGCGCGTCGCGCGGGTGAAGTTCATCCTTTTCCTGCTCACCGGGCTGATGGCGGGGCTGGCCTCGATCTGCCTCACCTCCCGCCTTGGCTCGACGCGCCCATCGATCGCACTCGGTTGGGAACTGGAAGTGGTAACGATGGTCGTCCTCGGCGGCGTCAACATCCTCGGCGGCTCGGGCACCATTCCCGGGGTCGTGCTGGCAGCACTGATCATGGGCATGGTCACGTTCGGCTTCGGCCTGCTCAATGTACCGGGTATCGTCATGTCGATCTTCATCGGCCTGCTGCTGATATCGGTCATCGCCCTGCCGATTCTTTGGCAGCGCGCCCGCCGTCGTCTCGCACATTGA
- the rhaM gene encoding L-rhamnose mutarotase → MEKYAFRMRLNPGMADEYKARHDAIWPELVVLLKEAGVSDYSIHLDEETNLLFGVLWRTDTHGMAELPSHPVMQKWWAYMADIMETHADNEPVAVPLKTVFHLS, encoded by the coding sequence ATGGAAAAATACGCCTTCCGCATGCGTCTCAACCCGGGAATGGCCGACGAATACAAGGCACGCCATGATGCGATCTGGCCTGAGCTGGTTGTTCTGCTCAAGGAAGCGGGAGTTTCCGACTATTCGATCCATCTCGATGAAGAGACCAACCTGCTTTTCGGCGTGCTCTGGCGGACCGACACGCACGGGATGGCGGAGCTTCCTTCGCACCCTGTCATGCAAAAGTGGTGGGCCTACATGGCCGATATTATGGAGACGCATGCGGACAACGAGCCCGTTGCCGTGCCGCTGAAGACCGTTTTCCATCTGAGCTGA
- a CDS encoding sugar ABC transporter ATP-binding protein, producing the protein MKPAVALEGISKSFPGVRALSDVSLALYPGSVTALVGENGAGKSTLVKILTGIYQPAAGVIRVAEEETTFPTALAAARAGVTAIHQETVLFDELSVAENIFLGHAPRNRFGFIDWKKLNGEARALLHRAGADFDPTIRLRDLGIARKHLVAIARALSVDARVVIMDEPTAALSHKEIHELYALIERLKADGKAILFISHKFDEIFRIADRYTVFRDGTMVGEGLIADVSQDDLVRMMVGRAVGSVYPKKEVAIGEPVLTVSGYRHPTEFEDINFELRRGEILGFYGLVGAGRSEFMQSLIGITRPSAGAVKLGGQVLVIRSPAEAIRAGIVYVPEERGRQGAIIGMPIFQNVTLPSLSHTSRSGFLKLANEFALAREYTSRLDLRAASLDQDVGTLSGGNQQKVVIAKWLATRPKVIILDEPTKGIDIGSKAAVHAFMSELAAEGLSVIMVSSEIPEIMGMSDRVIVMREGRIAGRFERAELTAEKLVRAAAGIETQSNGRAA; encoded by the coding sequence ATGAAGCCCGCGGTCGCACTCGAGGGCATATCGAAGTCCTTTCCCGGTGTGCGCGCCCTTTCGGATGTCTCGCTCGCGCTCTATCCCGGTTCGGTGACGGCGCTTGTCGGGGAGAATGGCGCGGGCAAGTCGACCCTCGTCAAGATCCTGACCGGCATCTATCAGCCGGCTGCCGGCGTCATCCGCGTGGCGGAGGAGGAAACGACGTTTCCAACCGCGCTCGCCGCCGCCCGTGCGGGCGTAACCGCGATCCATCAGGAAACGGTGCTTTTCGACGAACTCTCCGTTGCCGAAAACATCTTCCTCGGCCATGCGCCGCGCAATCGCTTCGGTTTCATCGACTGGAAGAAGCTCAATGGCGAAGCACGGGCCTTGCTGCACCGCGCCGGCGCCGACTTCGATCCGACGATCCGGCTGCGCGACCTTGGCATCGCCCGGAAACATCTGGTGGCAATCGCCCGCGCGCTGTCGGTCGATGCGCGCGTCGTCATCATGGACGAGCCGACGGCGGCGCTGTCGCACAAGGAAATCCATGAACTCTACGCCTTGATCGAACGGCTCAAGGCCGACGGCAAGGCGATCCTCTTCATCAGCCACAAGTTCGACGAGATCTTCCGGATCGCCGACCGCTACACGGTCTTCCGCGACGGGACGATGGTCGGCGAGGGCCTGATCGCCGACGTGAGCCAGGATGATCTCGTCCGCATGATGGTCGGCCGTGCTGTTGGTTCCGTCTATCCGAAGAAGGAGGTCGCAATCGGCGAGCCGGTGCTGACCGTCTCCGGTTATCGCCACCCGACCGAATTCGAGGACATCAATTTTGAACTGAGGCGCGGCGAAATCCTCGGCTTCTACGGCCTCGTCGGTGCCGGACGCTCGGAATTCATGCAGTCGCTGATCGGCATCACCCGCCCGTCGGCCGGCGCGGTCAAGCTGGGCGGGCAGGTGCTGGTGATCCGAAGCCCGGCCGAGGCGATCCGCGCCGGTATCGTCTATGTGCCGGAAGAGCGCGGCCGGCAGGGGGCGATCATCGGCATGCCGATCTTTCAGAATGTCACCTTGCCCTCACTGTCGCACACATCGCGCTCCGGCTTCCTGAAGCTCGCCAACGAATTCGCCCTCGCACGTGAATACACTTCCCGGCTCGATCTCCGCGCCGCCTCGCTCGACCAGGACGTCGGCACGCTCTCCGGCGGCAATCAGCAGAAGGTCGTGATCGCAAAGTGGCTCGCAACCAGGCCGAAGGTCATCATCCTCGACGAGCCGACCAAGGGCATCGATATCGGCTCCAAGGCGGCCGTCCATGCGTTCATGAGCGAACTCGCGGCCGAAGGCCTGAGCGTCATCATGGTATCTTCGGAAATTCCCGAGATCATGGGCATGTCGGATCGCGTGATCGTCATGCGTGAGGGGCGGATCGCCGGACGCTTCGAGCGAGCCGAACTAACCGCCGAAAAGCTGGTGCGCGCGGCTGCCGGCATCGAAACGCAATCGAACGGTAGGGCCGCATGA
- a CDS encoding DeoR/GlpR family DNA-binding transcription regulator, which translates to MHEKERHRVILSAVQEKPVVTVPELVELTDSSEATIRRDIAALHVQKRLRRVRGGAEAINPPQFVGLAGRPFSVNEGLHAREKQAIAKEAVALCEDGEPIIINGGTTTFQMVHFLANRRMQVFTNSFPIAEHLLKHSKNTVMLSGGTIYREQNIILSPFDNDVTRNFYARRMFMGAQGLGPLGLMEADPLLIQAEQKLIDQADELVVLVDSSKFHRRSSLILCGLKRIATVITDSGIEDRHAAMLEGAGVNLVIAKAKPVVDAESASSSA; encoded by the coding sequence ATGCACGAAAAAGAAAGACATAGGGTCATCCTGTCTGCGGTTCAGGAAAAACCGGTCGTGACGGTGCCCGAACTCGTCGAACTGACCGATAGTTCGGAGGCGACGATCCGGCGCGATATCGCGGCGCTTCACGTGCAAAAACGCCTGCGCCGGGTGCGCGGTGGCGCCGAGGCGATCAATCCGCCACAATTCGTCGGTCTCGCCGGCCGGCCCTTCAGCGTCAACGAAGGCCTGCACGCCCGCGAGAAGCAGGCGATCGCCAAGGAAGCGGTGGCGCTTTGCGAGGACGGGGAACCGATCATCATCAACGGCGGCACCACGACCTTTCAGATGGTGCATTTTCTGGCAAACCGCCGGATGCAGGTCTTCACCAATTCCTTCCCGATCGCCGAACATCTGCTCAAGCATTCGAAGAACACGGTGATGCTTTCGGGAGGCACGATCTACCGCGAGCAGAACATCATATTGAGCCCCTTCGACAACGACGTGACGCGCAACTTCTATGCGCGCCGCATGTTCATGGGGGCGCAGGGGCTCGGGCCCCTCGGACTGATGGAAGCGGATCCGCTTCTGATCCAGGCCGAACAGAAGCTGATCGATCAGGCCGACGAATTGGTCGTGCTGGTCGATTCCTCGAAATTTCACAGGCGCTCGAGCCTCATCCTTTGCGGGCTCAAGCGCATCGCCACTGTGATCACGGATTCGGGCATCGAGGACAGGCATGCCGCAATGCTCGAAGGCGCCGGCGTCAACCTGGTCATCGCCAAGGCGAAGCCTGTCGTTGACGCGGAAAGTGCTTCATCGTCCGCCTAA